In Nicotiana tabacum cultivar K326 chromosome 19, ASM71507v2, whole genome shotgun sequence, one DNA window encodes the following:
- the LOC107794555 gene encoding thaumatin-like protein 1 — protein MDLSSSSPSHFILSLSFAFLVLSRGVLGATFTFVNKCEYTVWPGILANAGSPTLQSTGFELPQDSSRTFTAPTGWSGRFWGRTSCSFDGSESGSCGTGDCGSGEVECNGAGAAPPATLAEFTLGTGGQDFYDVSLVDGYNLPMVVEASGGSGMCATTGCVTDLNQICPTELRSGGGEACRSACEAFNKPEYCCSGAYSTPATCKPSMYSQMFKSACPRSYSYAYDDPTSTFTCSGADYTVTFCPSTPSQKSTKDTTPTTTTPSDGGSYDGTGVVDPATGTSSSSGQMVSGSGAGLEYGSGTQYGSGSGTEYGSGTETQSGSGSQAMLADGSYLAGLAMGESARVLYPTALHFSALAATLVLFVFL, from the exons ATGGATCTGTCATCTTCTTCTCCTTCACACTTCATTCTTAGCTTGTCTTTTGCTTTCCTCGTTCTATCGAGAG gTGTGTTAGGGGCTACATTTACATTTGTGAACAAATGTGAGTACACAGTATGGCCAGGTATTCTTGCTAATGCAGGTAGTCCAACTCTACAAAGCACTGGATTTGAACTTCCGCAAGACTCTTCACGTACATTCACTGCACCCACTGGTTGGTCCGGCAGGTTTTGGGGCAGAACAAGTTGTTCATTTGATGGATCCGAGTCGGGTTCTTGTGGAACTGGTGATTGCGGCTCCGGTGAGGTGGAATGCAACGGAGCCGGAGCTGCTCCGCCGGCGACTCTAGCGGAGTTTACTCTCGGAACTGGCGGGCAAGATTTTTATGACGTGAGTTTAGTTGACGGGTACAATTTACCTATGGTAGTTGAAGCTTCGGGCGGGTCGGGTATGTGTGCGACGACGGGTTGTGTTACGGATCTGAACCAAATCTGCCCGACGGAGCTTAGGAGTGGCGGTGGAGAAGCGTGTAGGAGCGCGTGTGAGGCGTTTAACAAGCCGGAGTATTGCTGTAGCGGCGCGTATAGTACACCGGCGACTTGTAAACCGTCGATGTACTCGCAGATGTTCAAATCTGCTTGCCCGAGATCATATAGTTACGCTTATGATGATCCAACCAGCACTTTTACTTGCAGTGGTGCTGATTATACGGTCACATTTTGCCCTTCAACCCCAAG TCAAAAATCTACAAAAGATACGACACCTACGACAACTACACCCAGTGATGGTGGGTCTTATGATGGGACAGGAGTTGTGGACCCTGCAACAGGAACATCGTCAAGTTCTGGCCAAATGGTTTCTGGATCAGGTGCCGGGTTAGAGTACGGGTCAGGAACACAATACGGGTCAGGATCCGGAACAGAATATGGATCAGGAACCGAAACACAGTCCGGATCCGGGTCTCAAGCTATGTTAGCAGATGGGTCATATTTAGCTGGATTAGCCATGGGAGAATCCGCAAGAGTTCTCTATCCAACAGCTTTGCATTTCAGTGCTTTGGCTGCAACTTtggttttatttgttttcttgtaG